One window from the genome of Microbulbifer pacificus encodes:
- a CDS encoding L,D-transpeptidase — protein MQRSSTLLKRSVKKILLGGGLLLAATAMLAPVAQAGDYPHPYQQHRSMTDGSAWWRPEVVGGAAHIIIDLSEQRAYFYKGGQLAGISPVATGVAGNRTPTGTFRVTEKEVYHNSNLYGHYVDRAGYVRMSSVDVRRDKRPAGTVFRGASMDFFMRFNGAVSMHAGKVTGRPESHGCVRLPWHMAKIFYENAPMGTKVTVRQ, from the coding sequence ATGCAACGCTCTTCCACTCTTCTGAAACGCTCCGTCAAAAAAATCCTGCTGGGCGGCGGCCTGCTGCTGGCGGCAACGGCCATGCTGGCACCCGTGGCACAGGCTGGGGATTATCCGCACCCCTATCAACAGCACAGATCCATGACCGACGGCAGCGCCTGGTGGCGCCCGGAAGTGGTCGGCGGTGCTGCGCACATCATCATCGATCTGAGTGAGCAGCGGGCCTATTTCTATAAAGGTGGCCAGCTAGCGGGCATTTCTCCGGTTGCCACCGGGGTCGCCGGTAACCGCACCCCAACGGGAACGTTCCGCGTGACGGAAAAAGAGGTGTATCACAACTCCAACCTCTATGGTCATTACGTGGATCGCGCCGGCTATGTACGTATGAGCAGCGTGGATGTGCGCCGTGACAAACGCCCGGCGGGCACGGTATTCCGCGGTGCGTCCATGGACTTTTTCATGCGCTTCAATGGTGCCGTGAGCATGCACGCCGGCAAGGTCACCGGCCGCCCGGAATCCCACGGTTGCGTTCGCCTGCCCTGGCATATGGCGAAAATCTTTTATGAAAATGCCCCCATGGGCACCAAGGTGACCGTGCGGCAGTAA
- a CDS encoding alpha-amylase family glycosyl hydrolase yields MSGLHTGNTNAEWWRNGVIYQIYPRSFCDANGDGIGDLPGICQKLDYVKSLGVDAIWISPFFKSPMADFGYDVSDYRDVDPIFGNLDDFDRVIEKAHELGLKVIIDQILSHTSDQHPWFEESRQTRDNPKADWYVWADAKEDGSAPNNWMSNFGGSAWRWCTRRRQYYLTNFLKEQPDLNLHNPEVQEQLLADLKFWLDRGVDGFRLDAINHAFHNRSLESNPPRPVKLDKNGLPPVNSYEYQWHIHDKSQPENLVFLQRVRALLEEYPGTMTVGEVGDDNTHKIMAEYTTENRLHMAYSFDLLSENCSAQFLRDTLEKNRQVIEEGWPCWSISNHDVPRSMTRWNRGFDPETARARAPLFFLMQLMLRGSVCMYQGEELGLPEAEVAFEDLQDPYGINLWPEFKGRDGCRTPMPWFNGGEINAGFSKVKPWLPVAEEHYHLAASVQEDDQHSMLNRFRALLKWHGLLSPALATASQQILDSGNDLLVFERGGDEEESYFVVLNLGHAAEEYTLPEKFVGSEDITPDDFAGSVSGDRVQLPVAGARVFLRK; encoded by the coding sequence ATGAGCGGTCTTCACACAGGCAACACAAACGCGGAATGGTGGCGCAACGGCGTTATCTACCAGATTTATCCGCGCAGTTTTTGCGACGCCAACGGCGACGGCATCGGCGACCTGCCCGGTATCTGCCAGAAGCTCGACTATGTGAAATCCCTCGGCGTGGACGCCATCTGGATTTCGCCCTTCTTCAAGTCGCCGATGGCGGACTTCGGCTACGACGTGTCCGACTACCGGGACGTGGACCCCATCTTCGGCAACCTGGATGACTTTGACCGGGTAATCGAAAAGGCCCACGAACTCGGCCTGAAAGTCATCATCGACCAGATCCTGAGCCACACCTCCGACCAGCACCCCTGGTTCGAGGAGAGCCGCCAGACCCGCGACAACCCCAAGGCCGACTGGTATGTGTGGGCGGACGCGAAGGAAGACGGCAGCGCGCCGAACAACTGGATGTCCAACTTCGGTGGCAGCGCCTGGCGCTGGTGCACCCGCCGCCGTCAGTACTACCTGACCAACTTCCTCAAGGAGCAGCCGGACCTGAACCTGCACAATCCGGAAGTCCAGGAACAGCTGCTGGCGGACCTGAAATTCTGGCTCGACCGCGGGGTCGATGGCTTCCGCCTGGACGCCATCAACCACGCGTTTCACAACCGCTCGCTGGAAAGCAACCCGCCGCGCCCGGTAAAGCTTGACAAGAATGGCCTGCCACCGGTGAACAGCTACGAGTACCAGTGGCACATCCACGACAAATCCCAACCGGAGAACCTGGTGTTCCTGCAGCGCGTGCGCGCCCTGCTGGAAGAGTATCCCGGCACCATGACCGTGGGCGAAGTGGGCGACGACAACACCCACAAGATCATGGCCGAGTACACCACGGAAAACCGCCTGCACATGGCCTATTCCTTCGACCTGCTGTCGGAAAACTGCAGCGCGCAGTTCCTGCGCGACACGCTGGAGAAGAACCGCCAGGTGATCGAGGAGGGATGGCCCTGCTGGTCCATTTCCAACCACGATGTGCCGCGCTCCATGACCCGCTGGAACCGGGGTTTCGACCCGGAAACCGCCCGCGCCCGCGCGCCGCTGTTCTTCCTGATGCAACTGATGCTGCGCGGCAGCGTGTGCATGTACCAGGGCGAGGAGCTGGGCCTGCCGGAAGCGGAGGTGGCGTTTGAAGACCTGCAGGATCCCTACGGCATCAATCTATGGCCGGAATTCAAGGGCCGCGACGGCTGCCGCACCCCCATGCCCTGGTTCAACGGCGGCGAGATCAATGCCGGCTTCTCCAAGGTGAAACCCTGGCTGCCGGTAGCGGAGGAACACTACCACCTAGCCGCCTCGGTGCAGGAAGACGACCAGCACTCCATGTTGAATCGCTTCCGCGCGCTGCTGAAGTGGCACGGGTTGCTGTCTCCGGCACTGGCCACGGCCAGCCAGCAGATTCTGGATAGCGGCAATGATCTTCTGGTCTTCGAACGCGGTGGCGACGAAGAGGAAAGTTACTTTGTCGTGCTGAACCTGGGCCACGCAGCGGAGGAATACACCCTGCCGGAAAAATTTGTCGGCAGTGAGGACATTACACCCGATGACTTCGCGGGCTCCGTCTCCGGAGACCGCGTTCAGCTACCGGTCGCTGGCGCTCGCGTCTTTCTTCGCAAATAA